From the genome of Lentilactobacillus buchneri, one region includes:
- the ileS gene encoding isoleucine--tRNA ligase encodes MRVKDTLNLGKTKFKMRGNLPVKEVDRQKAWEDNDVYQQRQKLNEGKPTFVLHDGPPYANGDIHMGHALNKISKDIIVRYKSMTGYRAPYVPGWDTHGLPIEQKLTQAGYDRKKMSTNDFRKLCRDYALKQVDRQKEEFKRLGVSGDWDDPYLTLKPEFEAQEVRLFGAFAKRGLIYKGKKPVYWSWSSESALAEAEVEYHDITSPTAFYGEHVVDGKGVLDDDTYMVVWTTTPWTIPASEGITVDAGFDYSVVQPEGETRKFVIATELVDKVADLIGWTNVKTIKTVKGQDLEGILAEHPFDHSRKLLTMLGDFVDLEEGTGLVHTAPGYGEDDFNIGRQYGLDIFAPVDDKGYLTKESGEDFAGVFYDDANKIALDKLKDAKLLLHYMPLKHSYPFDWRTKKPIIFRATPQWFASVDKIKDEILKSLDDVQFFPDWGKVRLSNMIKNRGDWVISRQRVWGVPLPIFYGEDGEAIITEETVNHVADLFEKYGSDIWFEKDAKDLLPDGFTSEHSPNGKFTKENDIMDVWFDSGSSHQGVLEERKELTYPADMYLEGSDQYRGWFNSSLITSVAVSGKAPYKQVVSQGFTLDGNGHKMSKSLGNTIAPIDVIKKMGAEIVRLWVTSVDTSADVRVSTENFVKVSDSYKKIRNTMRFLLANTSDFDPKENTVAFDDLESQDQYMLVLFNKFLADTRSYMERYDFLDWNKKVVGFITNDLSAFYLDIAKDIVYIDKQDGHKRRSMQTVMYEIAVGLTKLMTPVLPHTTEEIWGFLHEPEEFVQLTDIPEPKKYDHDSEILANWTKFRSYRDDVLKVLEEARDAKKIGKSSEAALTIYATSEVADLMDSLQTDLATVLMVSQLTMKDFADAPDDSTKFDSDGLALSVEPAEGKTCERCRLVRQDVGADSDYPTFCQSCAQIVRDQFPETATEGFEEK; translated from the coding sequence ATGCGGGTAAAAGATACATTAAACTTAGGCAAAACAAAGTTCAAAATGCGTGGTAATCTTCCTGTTAAAGAAGTCGATCGTCAAAAGGCTTGGGAAGACAACGATGTTTATCAACAAAGACAAAAATTAAACGAGGGCAAACCAACATTTGTCCTTCATGATGGGCCTCCATATGCCAATGGTGACATTCATATGGGCCATGCGTTGAACAAAATTTCAAAGGATATCATTGTTCGATACAAATCCATGACAGGTTACCGGGCCCCTTACGTTCCAGGTTGGGATACCCATGGCCTGCCAATTGAACAAAAGTTGACGCAAGCCGGATATGACCGGAAGAAGATGTCGACCAATGATTTCCGTAAATTGTGTCGGGATTATGCGTTGAAACAGGTTGACCGACAAAAAGAAGAATTCAAACGTCTGGGTGTTTCAGGTGACTGGGACGATCCATACCTCACTTTGAAGCCAGAATTTGAAGCCCAAGAAGTTCGGTTGTTTGGCGCCTTCGCTAAACGTGGCTTGATTTACAAAGGTAAAAAACCAGTTTACTGGTCATGGTCCTCAGAGTCTGCCCTCGCTGAAGCCGAGGTTGAATATCATGACATCACCTCACCAACCGCTTTTTATGGTGAACACGTCGTTGATGGTAAAGGTGTCTTGGATGACGATACCTACATGGTGGTTTGGACAACTACGCCATGGACCATTCCTGCTTCTGAAGGAATTACCGTGGATGCCGGATTTGATTATTCAGTTGTTCAGCCTGAAGGCGAAACTCGGAAATTTGTTATCGCCACTGAGTTGGTTGATAAAGTCGCCGATCTCATTGGCTGGACCAACGTCAAGACGATCAAGACCGTTAAAGGCCAAGACCTTGAAGGCATTTTGGCAGAACATCCATTTGATCATAGTCGTAAATTATTAACGATGTTGGGCGATTTCGTGGACCTTGAAGAAGGAACCGGATTAGTCCATACCGCTCCTGGTTATGGTGAAGATGACTTTAATATCGGCCGTCAATACGGTCTGGATATTTTTGCGCCAGTTGACGACAAAGGCTACTTGACTAAAGAATCCGGTGAAGACTTTGCCGGCGTTTTCTATGATGATGCCAACAAGATTGCCTTGGATAAATTAAAGGACGCTAAGTTGTTGCTTCACTACATGCCGTTGAAGCATAGCTATCCATTTGACTGGCGGACCAAAAAGCCGATCATCTTCCGGGCAACGCCTCAGTGGTTTGCATCTGTTGATAAGATTAAAGATGAAATCTTAAAATCATTGGACGATGTCCAATTCTTCCCTGATTGGGGCAAGGTTCGACTATCCAACATGATCAAAAACCGTGGCGACTGGGTTATCTCCCGTCAGCGGGTTTGGGGTGTGCCACTGCCAATCTTCTATGGCGAAGATGGTGAAGCAATCATTACTGAAGAGACCGTTAACCATGTAGCTGATTTGTTCGAAAAGTATGGTTCTGACATTTGGTTTGAAAAGGATGCCAAGGACTTATTACCTGATGGTTTCACAAGTGAGCATTCACCAAACGGAAAGTTCACTAAAGAAAATGACATCATGGATGTTTGGTTTGATTCAGGCTCCTCCCACCAAGGGGTGCTTGAAGAACGTAAAGAGCTGACTTATCCGGCTGATATGTACCTTGAAGGTTCGGACCAGTACCGTGGCTGGTTTAACTCCAGTTTGATTACCAGTGTTGCGGTTTCTGGTAAAGCCCCTTACAAGCAAGTCGTTTCCCAAGGATTTACCCTTGATGGCAATGGCCATAAGATGAGTAAGTCACTTGGTAATACCATTGCACCAATCGATGTGATTAAGAAGATGGGGGCTGAAATTGTCCGCCTGTGGGTTACCTCCGTTGATACTTCAGCTGATGTGCGGGTAAGTACCGAGAACTTCGTCAAGGTTTCTGATTCTTATAAGAAGATCCGAAACACGATGCGATTCTTGTTGGCCAACACGTCAGACTTTGATCCCAAAGAAAATACGGTTGCCTTTGACGACTTGGAATCTCAAGATCAATACATGCTGGTGCTCTTCAATAAATTCTTAGCCGATACCAGAAGCTATATGGAACGATATGACTTCCTGGACTGGAACAAGAAGGTTGTTGGATTTATTACCAATGATTTGTCCGCATTCTATCTGGATATCGCCAAGGACATTGTCTACATTGACAAGCAGGACGGTCACAAACGCCGTTCGATGCAGACGGTCATGTATGAGATTGCCGTTGGCTTAACCAAGTTAATGACTCCAGTGTTGCCTCATACCACTGAAGAAATTTGGGGCTTCCTCCACGAACCCGAAGAATTTGTTCAATTAACCGATATTCCGGAACCCAAGAAGTACGACCACGATTCTGAAATCCTGGCCAACTGGACGAAATTCCGAAGCTATCGTGATGACGTTTTGAAGGTTCTTGAAGAGGCTCGTGACGCCAAGAAGATTGGTAAGTCATCCGAAGCCGCTTTGACGATTTACGCAACCAGTGAAGTGGCTGACTTGATGGACAGTTTACAGACCGATTTGGCAACTGTTTTGATGGTTTCTCAATTGACGATGAAGGACTTTGCTGATGCACCTGATGACAGTACGAAATTTGATAGCGACGGCTTGGCATTATCAGTTGAACCCGCTGAAGGCAAGACCTGTGAACGCTGCCGTTTGGTTCGCCAAGATGTTGGTGCAGACAGTGACTACCCAACCTTCTGTCAATCCTGTGCCCAAATTGTCCGTGACCAGTTCCCTGAAACCGCAACTGAAGGTTTTGAGGAAAAGTAA
- a CDS encoding cold-shock protein, with amino-acid sequence MLKGKIKSYNPQNAFGFITQDSGEDDLFFFKNAFPEDQYGTIQVGKPVEYVVVAGQKGPQAAKAHVIED; translated from the coding sequence TTGCTTAAAGGAAAAATTAAAAGTTACAACCCACAAAATGCATTTGGTTTCATTACCCAAGACAGCGGTGAAGACGATCTGTTCTTCTTCAAAAATGCCTTTCCTGAAGATCAATACGGCACCATTCAAGTTGGCAAGCCGGTAGAATACGTTGTCGTTGCCGGACAAAAGGGACCGCAAGCTGCCAAGGCGCACGTGATCGAAGATTAG
- a CDS encoding NUDIX hydrolase produces MDFEEKVIGTEKIYDGAIINVEKQTVKLPDGQTSFREIVHHSGAVGILALTHDNKIILEKQWRAPAKKTTIEIPAGKVDGRDANFHDTVIRELNEEIRYVPNTIKELYGFYSSVGFSDEYMKLYLAEGLKPVANQLPRDKGEFLEVFEKTLDEAVAMIADGEIQDAKTITAIQYWQLMQK; encoded by the coding sequence TTGGACTTTGAAGAAAAAGTAATTGGCACAGAGAAGATCTACGATGGCGCAATTATCAACGTTGAAAAACAGACAGTTAAGCTGCCTGACGGACAGACATCATTTCGAGAAATTGTCCACCATTCCGGAGCGGTCGGGATCTTAGCCCTCACTCACGATAATAAAATTATTCTTGAGAAGCAGTGGCGGGCACCGGCTAAAAAGACCACCATTGAGATTCCGGCAGGAAAAGTAGACGGACGGGATGCTAATTTTCACGACACCGTCATTCGGGAATTGAACGAAGAAATCCGTTATGTTCCCAACACCATCAAAGAACTCTATGGCTTTTACTCGTCAGTCGGCTTTTCTGACGAATACATGAAATTATACCTTGCCGAAGGCCTGAAACCTGTTGCCAATCAATTGCCGCGGGACAAAGGTGAATTCCTTGAAGTGTTTGAAAAAACGCTGGATGAAGCTGTGGCAATGATTGCGGATGGCGAGATTCAAGATGCAAAGACCATTACTGCCATTCAATATTGGCAGTTAATGCAAAAGTAG
- a CDS encoding 5'-methylthioadenosine/adenosylhomocysteine nucleosidase translates to MTYGIICAMDEELAILKEALSGEETKHYGNADYYLGTIHGQTLVIVKSGIGKVQAGITTSTLINEFHVDAVINSGSAGGIGEGLSVGDIVVSTETAYHDVDVTTSGYQMGQLPGFPARFKASEELADKIVKAAQQSGVTAHKGLIVSGDQFIADSNKIAQIKHNFPDALCSEMEGAAVGQVAYQNKVPYAVIRAMSDVGDEEAEVSFDKFIITAGKKSGQMLIDLFKNE, encoded by the coding sequence ATGACTTACGGAATTATTTGTGCAATGGACGAAGAACTGGCAATCTTAAAAGAAGCCTTGTCTGGCGAAGAAACCAAGCATTACGGCAATGCTGATTATTATTTGGGAACAATTCACGGCCAAACACTGGTCATCGTTAAATCAGGGATTGGTAAAGTTCAAGCCGGCATCACGACCTCAACTCTGATCAATGAATTTCACGTGGATGCCGTGATTAACTCGGGTTCAGCCGGTGGCATCGGTGAAGGTTTATCGGTCGGTGACATCGTTGTTTCGACCGAGACGGCCTATCATGACGTGGATGTCACCACTTCCGGTTACCAAATGGGCCAGCTGCCCGGCTTTCCCGCCCGCTTTAAAGCCTCAGAGGAACTCGCTGACAAGATTGTCAAAGCGGCCCAACAAAGTGGCGTGACTGCCCACAAGGGGTTAATCGTTTCCGGTGACCAATTTATTGCCGATTCAAACAAAATTGCTCAAATTAAGCACAACTTTCCCGATGCCCTGTGTTCTGAAATGGAAGGGGCAGCTGTTGGCCAAGTGGCCTATCAAAACAAAGTGCCATATGCGGTTATCCGGGCAATGTCTGACGTTGGTGATGAAGAGGCAGAAGTCAGTTTTGACAAATTTATCATCACGGCCGGCAAAAAGTCCGGTCAGATGTTGATTGACCTCTTTAAGAACGAGTGA
- a CDS encoding cysteine desulfurase family protein: protein MKEIYLDNAATTPVSDEVYTELMDKYKNIYGNASTLYGLGRESKAVMENARDVIAKSINADPDDIVFTSGGSESDNTAITQTAIARKSLGNHIITTAIEHEAVIRPCEALEKMGFRVTYLPVDEYGNISLDDFKAALDDQTILVSIMTGNNEVGSIMPIHEIGEILKDHQAWFHTDAVQAYGLLDIDVQRDHIDMLSTSAHKINGPKMIGFLYRRKGVNFPSLIKGGDQEEKRRAGTENVPAIAGFAKAVQTITPEEKAHRQAKYLKFKQYIADKLKQNGVEFEVNGRITEDNLNHVFNIWLKGISTYVMQTNLDLAGIAVSGGSACTAGSIEPSHVLVAMYGKDSPRISESIRISFGRYNTTEDLDKLVDAITKIVNRVKTKGVKM from the coding sequence ATGAAAGAGATATATCTTGATAATGCTGCAACTACCCCGGTTTCTGATGAAGTATACACAGAATTAATGGATAAGTATAAAAACATTTACGGTAACGCTTCCACGCTTTACGGCCTGGGGAGAGAATCCAAAGCCGTCATGGAAAATGCCCGGGATGTGATTGCTAAAAGCATTAACGCTGATCCAGACGACATCGTCTTTACCAGTGGCGGTTCTGAAAGCGACAATACGGCGATTACCCAAACTGCGATTGCCCGCAAGTCACTGGGCAATCACATTATCACAACCGCCATTGAGCACGAAGCCGTTATCAGGCCGTGTGAGGCCTTGGAGAAAATGGGCTTTCGGGTTACCTATCTTCCCGTTGACGAGTATGGCAACATCTCTTTAGACGACTTTAAGGCTGCTTTGGACGATCAGACGATCCTGGTTTCCATCATGACTGGAAACAATGAGGTTGGTTCAATTATGCCAATTCATGAAATCGGTGAAATCTTGAAGGACCATCAGGCTTGGTTCCATACGGATGCTGTGCAGGCATATGGTTTGTTGGATATCGATGTTCAACGTGACCATATTGATATGCTGTCGACATCGGCACACAAGATTAATGGTCCTAAGATGATTGGTTTTCTCTACCGGCGTAAAGGGGTGAATTTCCCTAGTTTAATTAAGGGCGGCGACCAAGAGGAAAAGCGACGTGCCGGGACTGAGAATGTTCCTGCAATTGCCGGATTTGCCAAGGCGGTCCAAACGATCACACCAGAAGAGAAGGCGCACCGACAAGCCAAATATTTGAAATTTAAGCAGTATATCGCTGATAAATTGAAGCAAAACGGAGTCGAGTTCGAGGTCAACGGTCGAATCACCGAGGATAATTTGAACCACGTCTTCAATATTTGGCTTAAAGGCATCTCGACTTATGTGATGCAAACTAATCTGGATCTGGCAGGAATTGCGGTTTCCGGCGGATCAGCATGTACGGCTGGTAGTATCGAGCCATCGCACGTTTTGGTGGCAATGTACGGCAAGGATAGCCCAAGAATTAGTGAGTCGATTAGAATCAGTTTTGGGCGTTACAATACGACTGAGGACCTGGATAAGTTGGTAGATGCAATTACCAAGATTGTTAATCGGGTCAAAACCAAGGGGGTAAAGATGTAA
- a CDS encoding DUF1831 domain-containing protein yields MAFAKTGKVNGDDTVYELRDNVKRFTLRDLGFIEGKTGVFSLEKSLDPTSPYNANYKFKMKVDKDLSGFRMAITTGNGLEKVNIFKNPDTQPSVEQYQFIINDLIDRGVLKRRV; encoded by the coding sequence ATGGCATTCGCAAAAACAGGTAAGGTTAACGGTGATGATACAGTGTATGAACTAAGGGATAACGTTAAACGGTTCACACTGCGTGATTTGGGATTTATTGAGGGCAAGACCGGTGTCTTTTCACTGGAAAAGTCATTAGACCCAACATCGCCGTATAATGCCAACTATAAATTCAAAATGAAGGTTGATAAGGATCTAAGTGGTTTTAGAATGGCGATCACCACGGGAAATGGTCTGGAAAAAGTCAACATCTTCAAGAATCCGGATACCCAACCAAGTGTCGAGCAATATCAATTTATTATTAACGATTTGATTGATAGGGGTGTGCTAAAAAGAAGAGTGTGA
- a CDS encoding ISL3 family transposase, producing MSNDTTKMLLGIDDEHLIIEEGQVGDDGVIRLVGSLNYTPKACRNCGIINDHQIIGYGWRKTTIRFAKTLGSTVILCLNRRNFHCKACHTNFLAQTNAVPKHCTISNTTRKQCLEKLTEPVSLKHIADELSTSDSFVGRQLLRAERDFQTNWHYLPKVLLMDEVKSTKSATDAMSFEFMDAETHELIDLLPFRTIYQLQKYFQHYDQAARENVKIIVTDMNYTYPKLVGQIFPNAIVVIDPFHLVNALNRAFNKTRVRLMKTLATSSREYHALKRYWKLLLTPENHLNYEAFRKWTNFPYPATATDVVDALLDIDPELKQTYNVMNRLRETIKNRDWPNYNQVFHHLEGCSEEMLATLQTLATHHDEIGNTFTHHYTNGPLEGSNNKIKVIKRTGFGYRNFFRFRLRVLFAFRVHTKRALITK from the coding sequence ATGTCAAATGATACTACGAAAATGTTGTTAGGAATAGATGATGAACACTTAATAATTGAGGAAGGACAAGTGGGTGATGATGGAGTGATTCGATTGGTGGGGTCCCTAAACTACACCCCCAAGGCATGCCGCAATTGTGGGATTATCAATGATCACCAAATTATTGGCTATGGTTGGCGGAAGACCACCATTAGATTCGCAAAAACATTGGGCAGCACCGTTATCCTGTGTCTCAATCGGCGAAACTTTCACTGTAAGGCTTGTCATACCAATTTCCTGGCGCAGACGAATGCGGTGCCGAAACACTGCACGATTTCAAATACGACCCGCAAACAATGCTTAGAAAAACTGACCGAACCGGTTTCGCTCAAACACATTGCCGATGAGTTATCCACTTCGGATTCATTCGTTGGTCGGCAGCTCTTGCGCGCTGAACGGGACTTTCAAACCAACTGGCACTATTTACCAAAAGTTCTCCTCATGGACGAAGTTAAAAGCACTAAGAGCGCCACCGACGCGATGAGCTTTGAATTTATGGATGCGGAAACCCACGAATTGATCGACCTGTTACCCTTTAGGACCATCTATCAGCTTCAAAAGTATTTCCAGCATTACGACCAGGCTGCGCGAGAAAATGTGAAAATTATCGTCACCGATATGAACTATACCTATCCCAAATTGGTGGGGCAGATCTTTCCGAACGCCATCGTTGTCATCGATCCGTTCCACTTGGTTAACGCTTTAAATCGAGCTTTTAATAAGACGCGGGTGCGCCTCATGAAAACCCTGGCGACTTCCTCACGCGAGTATCACGCCCTAAAACGCTATTGGAAACTATTATTAACGCCGGAAAATCACCTCAACTACGAAGCTTTCCGTAAGTGGACAAACTTCCCTTATCCAGCGACTGCCACTGATGTGGTTGATGCTTTATTGGACATTGATCCCGAGCTCAAGCAAACTTACAACGTGATGAATCGGTTACGTGAAACCATCAAAAACCGTGATTGGCCCAACTATAATCAAGTATTCCATCACTTAGAGGGCTGCTCGGAAGAGATGTTGGCAACCCTCCAGACCCTAGCGACTCATCATGATGAAATTGGCAATACCTTTACTCACCATTACACCAACGGGCCCTTAGAAGGTTCAAACAACAAGATTAAAGTCATTAAACGCACTGGATTTGGTTACCGAAACTTCTTCAGATTCCGGCTAAGAGTGCTGTTCGCTTTTCGAGTTCATACAAAAAGAGCTCTAATCACCAAGTGA
- a CDS encoding branched-chain amino acid aminotransferase, with protein sequence MAKQKLEDLDWTNLGFAYRDLPYSYNEEFKDGKWQNGGLTTDSTLTFNEAAEDLHYGQEVFEGMKAYRTKDGRIQLFRPDMNAKRFTNSAKRLVMEPYPEDKFVEAVKEVVKANADFVPPYGSGGSLYIRPFMVGTEPLVGVSPSSTYTFHIYATPVGAYIKGLHPMPYMVSKYDRAAYAGTGQAKTAGNYAGSLLAAKEAKDNGFAGELYLDPRQHKYVDEFGGANFYAIGKDGKFYTPKSHSILPSITKKSILQIAKDLGLDPSETNIDVNDLDEYTEAGAMGTAAVISPVGSLTNNGKKHVFYSETEPGPVTQKLYDTLFGIQSGDVEDKYGWVVPVE encoded by the coding sequence ATGGCAAAACAAAAGTTAGAAGATTTAGATTGGACCAACCTTGGATTCGCCTATCGTGATTTACCATACAGTTACAACGAGGAATTTAAGGATGGCAAGTGGCAAAACGGCGGGTTAACCACCGACTCAACACTGACTTTCAACGAAGCTGCTGAAGATTTGCATTATGGTCAGGAAGTTTTTGAAGGGATGAAAGCCTATCGTACCAAGGACGGCCGAATTCAACTTTTCCGTCCTGACATGAACGCCAAGCGCTTTACGAATTCTGCCAAACGTTTGGTAATGGAACCATATCCCGAAGATAAATTTGTTGAAGCCGTTAAAGAAGTTGTTAAAGCCAACGCTGATTTTGTGCCACCTTATGGTTCGGGCGGCTCGCTTTACATCCGTCCGTTCATGGTTGGAACCGAACCACTGGTTGGCGTTTCACCTTCGTCAACTTACACCTTCCACATCTACGCCACCCCGGTTGGTGCATACATTAAAGGCCTTCATCCAATGCCATACATGGTCAGCAAATATGACCGGGCTGCTTACGCTGGTACCGGTCAGGCTAAGACTGCCGGTAACTATGCCGGAAGTTTGTTAGCAGCTAAGGAAGCTAAAGATAACGGCTTTGCCGGCGAACTTTATTTGGACCCACGTCAACATAAATACGTTGATGAATTTGGCGGTGCCAACTTCTATGCAATTGGCAAGGACGGCAAGTTCTACACACCAAAATCTCATTCAATCCTGCCGTCAATTACCAAGAAATCGATCTTGCAAATTGCCAAAGACTTAGGATTAGATCCTTCTGAAACCAACATCGATGTCAATGACTTGGATGAATACACTGAAGCTGGTGCCATGGGGACGGCTGCGGTTATTTCACCGGTTGGCTCTTTAACCAACAATGGTAAAAAGCACGTCTTTTACAGTGAAACCGAGCCGGGACCCGTTACACAAAAGCTTTACGATACATTATTTGGGATTCAGTCAGGTGATGTTGAAGATAAATATGGCTGGGTTGTTCCGGTTGAATAA
- a CDS encoding branched-chain amino acid aminotransferase: MAKAKPATEIDWENLGFDYMDLPYRFLAHYQDGQWDEGQLTEDGTLHISEGSTGLHYGQADFEGLKAYRTKDGSINLFRPDQNAKRMTKSCARLLMPAFPEDKFVAAVKKVVAANADYVPPYGTGGTLYLRPLMIGVGGNIGVHPADEYIFTIFAMPVGAYYKGGLKPTNFTTSYYDRAAPHGTGQSKVGGNYGGSLLPGDQAHKAGYSDVIYLDPATHTKIEEAGSANFFGITADNEFVTPKSDSILPSITKYSLLYLAEHRLGLKAVEGDVFIDDLDRFEEAGAMGTAAVIAPIGGIEYKDNLHVFYSETEVAPITKKLYNELTGIQFGDVEAPEAWIQKVEV, from the coding sequence ATGGCAAAAGCAAAACCGGCAACAGAAATTGATTGGGAAAACTTAGGCTTCGATTATATGGACTTACCGTATCGGTTCTTAGCGCATTATCAGGATGGTCAGTGGGATGAAGGTCAACTCACTGAAGATGGTACTTTACACATCAGTGAGGGCTCGACCGGGCTTCATTACGGTCAGGCTGATTTCGAAGGCTTGAAGGCTTATCGAACCAAGGACGGCAGTATTAATTTGTTCAGGCCGGATCAAAACGCCAAACGGATGACTAAATCCTGTGCCCGTTTATTGATGCCGGCATTTCCGGAAGATAAATTTGTGGCAGCGGTTAAAAAAGTGGTCGCTGCCAATGCCGACTATGTGCCACCATACGGAACGGGCGGAACTCTTTACTTGCGTCCGCTGATGATTGGTGTTGGTGGTAACATCGGCGTTCATCCGGCTGATGAATACATCTTCACGATTTTTGCCATGCCGGTTGGGGCTTACTATAAGGGTGGTCTGAAGCCAACCAATTTCACGACTTCATACTATGATCGGGCTGCGCCTCATGGCACTGGTCAAAGCAAGGTTGGTGGCAACTACGGCGGCAGTTTGCTGCCCGGTGACCAAGCCCACAAAGCCGGGTATTCTGACGTGATTTATTTGGACCCGGCAACCCATACCAAGATTGAAGAGGCGGGGTCAGCCAACTTCTTTGGGATTACCGCAGACAATGAGTTTGTCACACCAAAATCAGATTCGATTTTGCCAAGTATTACCAAATATTCACTGTTGTATCTGGCGGAACACCGACTTGGGTTAAAGGCCGTTGAAGGTGACGTCTTCATTGACGATTTAGATCGATTCGAAGAGGCCGGCGCCATGGGAACGGCCGCGGTGATTGCACCGATTGGCGGGATTGAATATAAGGACAACTTACATGTCTTTTATAGTGAAACAGAAGTTGCACCGATTACCAAGAAACTCTACAACGAACTAACCGGCATTCAGTTTGGGGATGTGGAAGCTCCAGAAGCTTGGATTCAAAAAGTCGAAGTTTAA
- the hisJ gene encoding histidinol-phosphatase HisJ, giving the protein MVYERMVIVIKREGHSHTEFCPHGSGDDVELMIQKAIKLGFEEYSITEHAPLPEGLADKYAGKTTGLTEASMAAADLDAYFQKANQMKAKYADQIKINIGFEVDFLPDFVDWTRDFLNEYGPRTTDNILSVHFMQGANDKFWCVDDTVEDFQAGLLSQYPDSQVLYEHYFQTVLASVNADLGPYTPNRIGHMTLVKKFQDYFGLDRNFSENNLRLVDQILKAVSGQHRELDLNAAGLYKPYCNEQYPSYSVIQMAKSLNIPFVYGSDAHSIAEVGQGYNGVISLVE; this is encoded by the coding sequence ATGGTCTATGAAAGGATGGTCATTGTGATCAAACGAGAAGGTCATTCCCACACAGAATTTTGTCCCCATGGAAGTGGGGATGATGTGGAATTAATGATTCAAAAAGCGATCAAGCTGGGTTTTGAAGAATACAGTATTACCGAACATGCCCCGTTGCCCGAAGGACTGGCTGATAAGTATGCCGGGAAAACAACCGGACTCACGGAGGCCTCAATGGCGGCCGCTGATTTGGACGCTTATTTTCAAAAAGCCAACCAAATGAAGGCCAAGTATGCGGACCAAATCAAAATCAACATTGGCTTTGAAGTTGACTTCTTGCCTGATTTTGTCGATTGGACTCGCGACTTTTTGAACGAATACGGCCCGCGAACAACTGATAATATTTTGTCGGTTCACTTCATGCAAGGGGCAAACGATAAATTCTGGTGTGTCGATGATACTGTGGAAGATTTCCAGGCCGGATTATTGAGTCAGTATCCCGACTCACAAGTCCTATATGAGCATTATTTTCAAACCGTCCTGGCCTCCGTGAATGCTGACTTGGGTCCGTACACTCCCAACCGGATTGGCCACATGACTTTGGTTAAAAAATTCCAAGATTATTTTGGCTTGGATCGTAACTTTTCTGAGAACAATCTAAGACTGGTTGATCAAATTCTCAAGGCGGTTAGCGGTCAACACCGTGAACTGGATTTGAACGCTGCCGGGTTGTACAAGCCCTACTGTAATGAGCAGTACCCGTCCTATTCAGTTATCCAGATGGCAAAATCGTTAAACATTCCATTTGTTTATGGCAGTGATGCCCATAGTATTGCCGAAGTCGGTCAGGGTTACAATGGCGTGATTTCATTAGTTGAATAA